The following proteins are co-located in the Plasmodium brasilianum strain Bolivian I chromosome 11, whole genome shotgun sequence genome:
- a CDS encoding DNA repair endonuclease XPF yields MSPLYYEKKIVKKLIQHDSLVLLANGFNELNILAIFIFYYQNRCLWYEKYITNDENIFFGLFKLNIHKDVDENELFKNSNKQNYENLNEFASTSRSEVIIDNIDCDSGNNPKECSCDGAHKTIRDGHIISNKVNFENKNKLIFILNVSPKEYNLFLKYQLMLCEGISKFDKVFNDSVKINYLKTQYIRNQKSNERIEMYIRRGVYFISSNVLLIDLLTFKIIPEIIDGIFICKSHKLIYSVKELFIIELYRKRNKYGFIKGISNNKKLINNQHILNIAHKLYMKKVYCYPRFHKNVHLSLNNKFIQPNIYEINLNLPTSTNKIEENILNLIHYLNLEIKKFHTFHDFDINSLLYSDSAENYTMNYIKTKSLTYNTKKLLKEIITLVNILYNLYIYDDVIFYNYLKNLKEADKESTWMYCNEANEIFHIANQRKNMFLNKINMDNTVDANEVDNIQTIIHRIQYEQRYFHKSYEIKREQNEIYKWIYELVYKRDINIREYKKILLKKKKEKKKYESSQSFLNKRRNCNTGKEQQQNMLLNGKVKTHFREGNNKYASLCKSERYHDQQSEMEYNSEVQNYTSNTNTKGHMSTSKLNNYPSVDRKNIFNYIKNKEINSKADALDEGDKDSVLMVGHPKVKQERRIYSTELQEEEREGASKGEGVHGRKAKEEEGKENERIIHSIVMDRAQIEEHKNCHNSSSCNSNNNNSVNNNCSNSRSNNGNGNSYSSSNNEEDEGKTLNDGKQVRKVDYPIAIIVDNFYTQKEFYNLLIHKNENNVNLKFFLKSEEKMKVYNISDDSSNGSYESNMSNSSNSSNSSNSSYSSKKTFQRDHNFPSLDFVNFHIPNYAIKEKTDNLKYIKPHVYILCINKNYDTVYTSENFLDDCSEKMNSINRATHKGCFVRGQKEGKTDRQEVNTVGLNNSGVYSGQANGCRVNYSKDRPSKKNQREKRFFEINEYCGNLDFLELFLMWIKPYRIILTTLDLSIFRNVEIYCARLFQHNVYKLHKESFFNELMNYEENNLMYDSISEERIFVKKEQQQKHQQLKRKKISGSYDSDKGKQVSSSCHSTRTNRKNDSNCRYNKETAKQREKDRGVNNFKIIKVLHSICNTVEVFLIFYKNNILYNKYLNSIKTEKSNWFNFIENKNNLRFEVDRNVFNKNLDLFKKVVDAYFLFQKKFKENKKNIINFNKALCEEFKVFQDVKLDEHIENKNVILSSALNSNYISMEEEELFIENYKNKINKKSDIVPLDEKTIQKIQELLQKFSIDSFNLNFILYSIFNNTKPIVIVDIRELKSDLSYKLYKSKMHIIPYSLLVGDYILTKDICVERKTIVDLIQSLNNNRLYNQIKQMSKYYSMYLLLIEFNTKHLFYFSSLNDKHSIYTKLIILCLQYPRLRILWSPFSLFTVKLFWALKVNSEQPDIFKSLHIDLTLQKHAHRPIVDASTNGQKGTGKEEELEMGKEKAKQEQTIQKNMKTEKNKGMNKEEEQSSAPPRDTESKNDVQLIEPNKVDDLKNNSFDSMNNNRIEEVENYAEGNGNNENEHNEEFYKYETINDLFDKNLNNLENVDTSKTFKKMESVTNWNALEILKALPGVTEKNMHLIINNVNSLYDLCEKTVEELESYMSKNNAKLLYDFLNTDVS; encoded by the coding sequence ATGAGTCCCCTGTATTACGAAAAGAAAATTGTGAAGAAGCTAATACAACACGACTCCTTAGTATTACTAGCAAACGGTTTCAACGAACTGAACATTTtagctatttttattttttactaccAAAATAGATGTCTATGGTATGAAAAGTACATAACCAATGATGAAAACATCTTCTTCGGTTTGTTTAAactaaatatacataaagatGTTGATGAAAATGAGTTGTtcaaaaattcaaataaacaGAATTACGAGAATTTAAACGAATTTGCTAGTACAAGTAGGTCAGAAGTTATTATCGATAACATTGATTGTGACTCTGGAAATAACCCAAAAGAATGTAGCTGTGATGGTGCACATAAAACCATTAGAGATGGCCATATTATAAGTAATAAGGTAAACTTtgaaaataagaacaaattaatttttatactgAACGTTTCCCCGAAGGAGTATAACTTATTCCTAAAATATCAACTTATGTTATGTGAAGGTATTAGCAAATTTGATAAAGTATTCAATGATAgtgttaaaataaattacttaAAAACTCAGTATATACGAAACCAAAAATCTAATGAACGAATTGAGATGTATATTAGAAGAGGTGTGTACTTTATCTCTTctaatgttttattaattgatttattaacatttaaaataatccCTGAAATTATTGAtggtatttttatatgtaaaagtCATAAACTTATTTACAGTGTTAAAGAGCTTTTTATTATAGAGTTATACAGaaagagaaataaatatgGATTCATAAAAGgaattagtaataataaaaaattaataaataatcaacacatattaaatatagcacataagttatatatgaaaaaagtatattgTTATCCAagatttcataaaaatgtcCATTTATcgttaaataataaatttatacaaccaaatatatatgaaataaatctAAATCTACCTACAAGTACAaacaaaatagaagaaaatattcTAAATCTAATACATTACTTAAAtttagaaattaaaaaattccaCACTTTTCATGATTTTGATATCAACTCTTTACTCTATTCTGATAGTGCAGAAAATTATACtatgaattatattaaaacaaaaagtcTTACATATAATACCAAAAAACTGCTCAAAGAAATTATTACtcttgttaatatattatataatttatatatatatgatgatgttatattttataactaccttaaaaatttaaaagaagcAGATAAGGAATCTACTTGGATGTACTGTAATGAGgcaaatgaaatatttcaCATAGCCAATCAAAGGAAAAAcatgtttttaaataaaattaatatggaTAATACTGTAGATGCTAACGAAGTAGACAACATACAAACCATTATACATAGAATTCAGTATGAGCAGagatattttcataaatcgTATGAAATCAAAAgagaacaaaatgaaatatacaaATGGATATACGAGCTCGTATACAAAAGAGATATAAACATaagagaatataaaaaaattctgttaaaaaaaaaaaaagaaaaaaaaaaatacgaatcATCTCAGTCTTTTCTCAACAAGAGAAGAAACTGCAACACAGGGAAGGAACAACAACAAAACATGCTTCTAAATGGAAAGGTAAAAACGCACTTCCGCGAAGGTAACAACAAATATGCCTCCCTTTGTAAAAGTGAAAGATACCACGACCAGCAAAGTGAAATGGAGTACAATTCCGAGGTGCAAAATTATACAAGTAATACAAATACAAAGGGTCATATGAGTACCTCTAAACTAAATAATTACCCATCTGTAgacagaaaaaatatatttaattatataaagaataaggAGATAAATAGTAAAGCAGATGCACTTGATGAGGGGGATAAAGATAGCGTACTTATGGTAGGGCATCCAAAGGTGAAGCAAGAGAGGCGGATTTATAGCACTGAACTGCAGGAAGAAGAAAGGGAGGGAGCGTCAAAAGGAGAAGGAGTTCACGGAAGAAAAGCCAAGGAGGAGGAGGGAAAGGAAAACGAGAGGATAATTCACAGTATAGTAATGGATCGCGCGCAAATTGaagaacataaaaattgccataatagcagtagttgtaatagtaataataacaatagtgtAAATAATAACTGCAGTAATAGTCGAAGTAATAATGGTAATGGCAATAGttatagtagtagtaataatgagGAGGATGAAGGAAAGACCCTCAACGATGGAAAGCAAGTGAGAAAAGTGGACTACCCGATTGCGATAATAGTCGATAATTTCTATACtcaaaaagaattttataatttgctCATTCACAAAAATGAGAATAACGTAAACCtcaaattttttctaaaatcagaggaaaaaatgaaggtGTATAACATTTCCGATGACTCATCGAACGGATCATATGAATCCAATATGTCTAATTCGTCTAATTCGTCTAATTCGTCTAATTCGTCGTACTCGTCGAAAAAGACTTTTCAGCGTGATCATAACTTCCCATCTTTAGATTTCgttaattttcatattccAAACTATGcgataaaggaaaaaacggataacttgaaatatataaaaccccacgtttatattttatgtattaataaaaattacgaTACTGTTTATACATCTGAAAACTTTCTTGATGATTGCTCTGAAAAGATGAATTCGATAAATCGCGCTACTCATAAGGGATGTTTCGTGCGGGGACAAAAGGAGGGAAAAACGGATAGGCAGGAGGTGAACACTGTCGGGTTGAATAATAGCGGTGTATATAGCGGCCAAGCAAATGGCTGCAGAGTGAACTACAGTAAAGATCGACCTTCCAAGAAGAACCAAAGAGAGAAACgcttttttgaaataaatgaatactGTGGTAATTTGGATTTCCTAGAACTATTTCTAATGTGGATAAAGCCGTATAGAATTATCCTAACCACTCTAGATTTAAGTATCTTTAGAAATGTGGAAATTTATTGTGCTAGGTTGTTTCAGCATAACGTGTACAAGCTACATAAGGAGAGTTTCTTCAACGAATTGATGAATTATGAGGAAAATAACTTGATGTATGACAGTATCAGCGAAGAGCgcatatttgtaaaaaaagaacaacaGCAGAAGCATCAACAGTTGAAACGGAAAAAGATTAGCGGCAGCTACGATAGTGATAAGGGGAAACAGGTTAGCAGTAGCTGCCACAGCACGAGGACGAACCGTAAGAATGACTCTAATTGCAGATATAACAAGGAAACAGCAAAGCAAAGAGAAAAAGACAGAGGAgtaaacaattttaaaattataaaagtattACACAGTATTTGCAATACGGTTGAGgtattcttaatattttataaaaacaatatactttataataaatatttaaatagtaTAAAAACGGAAAAAAGTAATTGGTTCAATTtcatagaaaataaaaacaatctTCGTTTTGAGGTAGATCGTAATGTGTTCAATAAAAATCTcgatctttttaaaaaagtagtagatgcatattttttatttcagaAAAAGtttaaggaaaataaaaaaaatataattaattttaacaaagCCTTATGTGAAGAATTTAAAGTTTTTCAAGATGTAAAATTAGATGAacatatagaaaataaaaatgtaatccTAAGTAGTGCACTTAATAgtaattatataagtatggAGGAAGAGGAattatttatagaaaattataaaaataaaataaataaaaagagtgATATAGTCCCACTAGATGAAAAAACAATACAAAAGATACAAGAACTTTTGCAAAAATTTTCTATAGATTCATTTAatctaaattttatattatatagtatatttaataatacgaaacctattgttattgttgaTATAAGGGAGCTTAAATCTGATTTGTcatacaaattatataaaagcaAAATGCATATAATTCCATATTCCTTACTAGTTGGtgattatatattaactaaAGATATATGTGTAGAGAGAAAAACTATAGTAGACCTAATTCaatctttaaataataatagattatataaccaaattaaacaaatgtccaaatattattctatgtatcttttattaatagAATTTAATACTAAACATTTATTCTATTTCTCTTCTTTAAATGATAAACATTCAATCTACACAAAGTTAATAATTCTTTGCCTTCAATACCCAAGACTTCGAATCCTTTGGAGccctttttctctttttactGTTAAACTTTTTTGGGCTCTCAAAGTTAATTCTGAACAACCCGATATTTTCAAATCCCTTCATATCGACCTGACCCTCCAGAAACACGCACATCGGCCAATTGTGGATGCATCAACAAACGGACAAAAAGGGACAGGAAAAGAGGAGGAGCTAGAGATGGGAAAGGAGAAAGCAAAGCAGGAGCAGACGATACAAAAGAATATGAAGACGGAAAAGAATAAGGGCATGAATAAAGAGGAGGAACAATCATCAGCTCCACCAAGGGATACTGAATCTAAGAATGACGTGCAATTGATAGAGCCGAACAAAGTAGAtgacttaaaaaataatagctTTGATTCTATGAACAACAACCGCATCGAGGAAGTTGAAAATTACGCGGAAGGGAATGGGAACAACGAAAATGAGCACAATgaagaattttataaatacgaAACAATAAACGACctatttgataaaaatttaaataatttagaaaatgtGGACACTAgtaaaacttttaaaaaaatggagaGTGTAACTAATTGGAATGCTcttgaaatattaaaagcaCTGCCAGGGGTaacggaaaaaaatatgcatcttattataaataatgttaaCTCCTTGTATGATCTGTGCGAAAAAACGGTGGAAGAACTAGAGTCCTACATgagtaaaaataatgcaaagTTGTTGtatgattttttaaatacgGACGTTTCTTGA
- a CDS encoding mitochondrial carrier protein, whose translation MEIKKKDEKGEKKKKNENKILVCGLVSGILTKTLFAPFDRIKLFYQIQPMFYHYSEVRRKIQNTKKKYFKDRKKYISKNLLSNGLDKTEKKHFSSTSYSLNINKLVLNENVVFRNFKNCLNEIIKNSRPKNSKPQNSENINSESTHRKKGLKHERTHHDKRRNYNDASKTSLHQVFKKIYFYNNKNKLQLNNISKNYTLLNINANVRNTLRNKIMCLNTAKTARQPIKYQNIMQSFLFIIKEEGILGLWKGNLINTLRGGIVYSAKFGTNDIIKERYKKKKKKKEEKRVDILIKSATNKKSDTNNSVKKNEQKFNYYESVIAGYASGIIQKTISYPLDLLSIRVALGVNEKYLRNNNTLLYKKKSIFNIIREISINEGITGFFKGYVPTLLTGVPYVTLQMLFFDFYKNIFQNYFPHTSNSLSSIAFCSSVSGSLSNLSSLIIVFPGDTVRKRMMNNGIDNKNYIYKNTFHCIKNIYYLEGLRNFYYGLFPSMLKSVPSGAIQFMSYEILKYMISQK comes from the coding sequence atggaaataaaaaagaaggatGAGAAgggggaaaagaaaaagaaaaacgaaaataaaattttagtaTGTGGGCTGGTTTCTGGTATACTAACCAAAACGTTGTTTGCCCCGTTCGATAggataaaacttttttatcaaataCAACCAATGTTTTATCATTATAGTGAagtaagaagaaaaatacaaaacacgaaaaaaaaatattttaaagatagaaaaaagtatatatctAAGAATTTATTATCAAACGGATTGGATAAAACAGAAAAGAAGCACTTTAGTTCAACATCgtattcattaaatattaacaaacTTGTTTTGAATGAAAATGTCGTTTTtcgtaattttaaaaattgcttaaatgaaataataaaaaatagtagacCAAAAAATAGTAAACCCCAAAATAGTGAAAACATAAATAGTGAAAGCACacatagaaaaaaaggattgAAGCACGAAAGAACACATCATGACAAGCGCAGAAATTATAACGACGCTTCGAAAACTTCCCTTCATCaagtatttaaaaagatttatttttataataacaaaaataaactgCAGTTAAacaatataagtaaaaattacacacttttaaatattaatgcaAATGTACGAAATACACTaaggaataaaattatgtgtTTGAATACAGCAAAGACAGCTAGGCAACCGATTAAGTATCAAAATATTATGCAaagttttctttttataatcaAAGAAGAAGGGATATTAGGATTATGGAAGGGAAATTTAATTAACACTTTAAGAGGTGGTATTGTTTACTCTGCTAAATTTGGTacaaatgatataataaaagaaagatataaaaaaaaaaagaaaaaaaaagaagaaaaaagagtaGATATCCTAATAAAAAGTGCTACGAACAAAAAGAGTGATACGAATAAtagtgttaaaaaaaatgaacaaaaatttaattattatgaaagtGTAATAGCAGGTTATGCATCCGGCATAATTCAAAAAACAATTTCATATCCCTTAGATCTGCTAAGTATTAGAGTAGCCTTAGgagtaaatgaaaaatatttaagaaataataatacattattatacaaaaaaaaatctatctttaatataattCGTGAAATAAGTATCAACGAAGGAATTACAGGATTTTTTAAAGGGTACGTTCCGACATTACTCACAGGAGTACCATACGTAACATTACAGATGctattttttgatttttataaaaatatatttcaaaattatttccCACACACTTCTAATTCTTTGAGCTCCATAGCCTTCTGCTCATCAGTATCAGGGTCATTAAGTAATTTGTCCTCGttaattattgtttttccAGGAGATACAGTTCGAAAAAGAATGATGAACAATGGaatagataataaaaattatatttacaaaaatacatttcattgtattaaaaatatatattaccttGAAGGgttaagaaatttttattacgGTCTGTTTCCATCCATGCTCAAATCAGTTCCTTCCGGTGCCATTCAGTTTATGTCTTAtgaaattttgaaatatatgatatcacaaaaataa
- a CDS encoding heptatricopeptide repeat-containing protein, with protein sequence MQKIMLKRFGNKKKYLLSKSENRFIYVHSTSVVTDTLKGKRDTVRGSETIRDSNTKTRGREKEVGIILHKPWYIVNYCKVNELINILNLYIKLKNDNIELLKNISMNLLMNKEKLRYSDIIILLKKFSIIKCKNYYLFCYFKDVLMDNLHLLTCDNLIDVYFSFTRLNYFHYNFFLLIEKQLFHNFQNLDLKKVVYLIQCFNKKKIISKNYLTILLYSISKNVNNFNTFQLSVIFSFFKNFNINNSLLINSLIHNFNQNVNLTDEPKHVAVFYNFLSYVSKKCKKSYQYYEKERELIGKIKKFKLYYDEDDNMCGDKPSKQQERLEQSSTTSAIAIEKEILRKDGDIEEYNHGERKLKEKEKKKSIECEIIKKKILHFEHKYLVKNDELDELKEQTSSLKENCYNFSLIYSVKNALKNIEMITKKKIKYMPIESLCIISSASSNIDKNKILLEKIAEEVGKQSTKLTPQLVSFLLLSFSKASHKHGSLIYYSLQFFYKYHNFFNFNQVGLLCKGLVNFSIKENEFVSMLNEFILKNRYICTNVCNEGETWNNRKDGGENGYSDKNEYLNYDRNNTTHGEKDIEKLFYEIEKNIHKKVDNVGRRNYEDQFMNLKRVYMEKEVGENNKFYDNDSKKDCNNYDNVMYTKFVNFSFIDYENIKKNNYYANNLYNIKIDTPIYINNIIYILEYYAFNLVSINEILNFFCDIFLKGNLSYILYSRIFYSFYLLQYGEEKVYKLINKFNNYQPLYQVMYKEKHIMRLMQSLIYFYENRKMENGISDIYFFILPKNYFSFIFNFSKYVLTFLFIKNNSYVLHKFLVHIKHMSMWKTDCIFLHKPNNLY encoded by the coding sequence ATGCAAAAGATCATGTTGAAGCGttttggaaataaaaaaaagtatctATTATCAAAAAGTGAAAACCGTTTCATATATGTCCATAGCACAAGCGTTGTAACGGATACtttaaaagggaaaagagACACAGTAAGGGGGAGCGAAACGATAAGGGATAGTAACACAAAAACAAGGGGTAGAGAAAAAGAAGTGGGCATTATTTTGCACAAACCTTGGTACATAGTAAATTACTGCAAAGTAAACGAactaattaatatattaaatttatacattaaGTTGAAAAATGATAACATTGAATTGTTGAAGAATATTTCTATGAATTTATTGATGaacaaggaaaaattaagatacagtgatataattattttattaaaaaagttttccataattaaatgtaaaaattattatctattttgttattttaagGATGTATTAATGGATAACCTTCATTTACTTACGTGTGATAATTTAATAgatgtatatttttcttttactagattaaattattttcattataatttttttttattaattgagAAGCAACTGTTTCACAATTTCCAAAATTtggatttaaaaaaagttgtatatttaatacaatgctttaataaaaaaaaaataatatcaaagaattatttaactATACTACTTTATAGTATAtctaaaaatgtaaacaatTTTAACACATTTCAACTGTCAGTTATTTTTagctttttcaaaaattttaatataaataatagtcTACTTATTAACTCattaattcataattttaatcAAAATGTTAACTTGACTGATGAACCAAAACATGTAGCAgtcttttataatttcctGTCTTACGTAAGTAAGAAGTGCAAAAAGAGTTATCAGTACTACGAAAAGGAAAGAGAATTGATCGGAAAGATAAAGAAATTTAAACTATACTATGATGAGGATGATAATATGTGTGGAGATAAACCCAGTAAGCAGCAGGAAAGGCTGGAGCAGAGCAGTACAACAAGTGCAATAGCAATAGAAAAGGAAATACTAAGGAAGGATGGAGATATAGAAGAGTATAACCATGGGGAGCgcaaattaaaagaaaaagagaaaaaaaaaagtattgaatgtgaaataataaaaaaaaaaatattgcacTTTGAGCATAAATATTTGGTAAAAAATGACGAATTGGATGAATTGAAAGAACAAACAAGCTCGTTAAAAGAGAATTGTTACAATTTtagtttaatatattctgTTAAGaatgcattaaaaaatattgaaatgataacaaagaagaaaataaagtaCATGCCTATCGAAtcattatgtataatatcATCAGCTTCATCAAATAtagataaaaacaaaattcttttagaaaaaattgcAGAAGAAGTCGGTAAACAATCAACTAAATTAACTCCGCAGTTAGTAagttttttgttattatctTTTAGCAAAGCAAGTCATAAACATGGAagcttaatttattattctctacaatttttttataaatatcataatttttttaattttaatcaaGTTGGTTTGCTGTGTAAAGGACTGGTTAATTTTTCgattaaagaaaatgaatttGTCAGTATGCTAAACGAATTCATTTTAAAGAACAGATATATCTGTACAAATGTGTGCAATGAAGGGGAAACTTGGAACAATAGGAAAGATGGAGGGGAAAATGGGTATTCGGACAAAAACGagtatttaaattatgataGGAATAACACTACGCATGGTGAGAAAGacatagaaaaattattttacgaaatagaaaagaatattcataaaaaagttgATAACGTTGGCCGAAGGAATTACGAAGATCAGtttatgaatttaaaaagagtatatatggaaaaagaagtaggtgaaaataataaattttatgataatgATAGCAAAAAGGattgtaataattatgataatgtAATGTATAccaaatttgtaaattttagttttattgattatgaaaatataaaaaaaaataattattatgcaaataatttatataatataaaaatagacactcctatatatataaacaacattatatatattttagaataTTACGCTTTTAACCTAGTGAGTATTAacgaaattttaaattttttttgtgatatttttttaaaaggtaaTCTGagctatatattatattccagaatattttattccttttatcTGCTACAATATGGAGAAGAGAAAGTATACAAATTGATTAACAAGTTTAATAATTATCAACCATTGTATCAAGTTAtgtataaagaaaaacatattatGAGACTTATGCAGtccttaatttatttttatgaaaatagaAAGATGGAAAATGGCATTAgtgatatttatttttttatcttgcccaaaaattatttttcgttcatatttaatttttcaaaatatgttttaacctttttatttattaaaaataatagttatGTGTTGCACAAATTTTTGGttcatataaaacatatgtCGATGTGGAAGACGGATTgcatttttcttcataaaccaaacaatttatattaa
- a CDS encoding ribosomal protein L1, which yields MEKKVKAKNKKKEIFEKKKKENIKFLKYVKTNQKFEKFQKAILNSKNQKINHNNKKLPPNIKIKNKDISCTSLKIYGDIIEPNTFSKAYDFIFDKVVNDQVENLFYDTHILYCHFDLSSSYNIGKSYNFPINLVHSYYSGVIIFVTENSEKWRNMIIENKLKRVKKVITYDKFEDVYYKEEQLNELIEKYDLYIFDSSLRTKKYTNMISKIKKTNKTYTTLQLNEDNFVDNIEKVVKRTYTDLNKGSTHSVPIGYFSLGKEKLYDNIKE from the exons atggaaaaaaaagtaaaagcaaaaaacaaaaagaaagaaatttttgaaaagaaaaaaaaagaaaacataaaatttttaaaatatgtaaaaacaaACCAAAAATTTGAGAAATTTCAAAAGGCCATTTTAAATAGCAAAAATCAAAAGataaatcataataataaaaaattaccaccaaatattaaaattaaaaataaagatatctCATGTACTAGTCTTAAAATTTATGGGGATATAATAGAACCAAATACCTTTTCGAAGGCatatgattttatttttgacaAAGTAGTAAATGATCAAGTtgaaaatttgttttatgaTACACACATATTATACTGCCATTTTGATTTATCTTCTAGCTATAATATAGGAAAGTCCTATAACTTTCCCAT TAACTTAGTCCATTCCTATTACTCAGGCGTAATAATATTCGTTACTGAGAACAGCGAAAAATGGAGAAACATgattattgaaaataaattgaaaagaGTCAAAAAG GTTATCACGTATGATAAATTCGAAGATGTCTACTATAAAGAAGAACAACTGAATGAGCTTATAGAAAAATACgacttatacatatttgaCTCTTCCCtgagaacaaaaaaatataccaacatgatttcaaaaattaagaaaacgAACAA AACTTATACTACTTTGCAATTAAATGAAGATAATTTTGTTGACAATATTGAGAAAGTTGTTAAGAGGACGTACACAGACTTGAACAAGGGATCTACTCA CTCTGTCCCTATAGGATATTTCAGTCTtggaaaggaaaaattatatgacaATATAAAGGAGTAA
- a CDS encoding hypothetical protein (conserved Plasmodium protein) yields the protein MDTEWASKILSQLLIKEKCLKEKYVYNLLNKFGDVNQIIQHMNEKLEVLGFIVNNELIKGEEYLILNCGKLKRPENNTSVDVAFNIKEEYLFNSHFKKNEISLYYLIIDYIVNNNKYLKIDCDETSYESLCLKLNIKNTNVQKSIRKNLKEEKMKKKKKKERKKKKKKRKKKEKKRTKQGKNFKRKQKNSNSYMSLDKLIAYNWLKFEDGQLAPGLRFFTVHSVYLHVHNAH from the exons atgGATACTGAATGGGCATCGAAAATTCTATCACAGttattaattaaagaaaag TGCCTTAAGGAGAAGTACGTTTATAATTTGCTGAACAAATTTGGTGATGTTAATCAGATTATTCAACACATGAATGAAAAGTTGGAAGTCCTTGGCTTTATAGTTAAC aATGAACTTATAAAGGGAGAAGAATATTTAATCCTAAATTGCGGAAAACTTAAAAGGCCTGAAAATAATACAAGTGTAGATGTCGCATTTAACATAAAggaagaatatttatttaattctcatttcaaaaagaatgaaataaGTTTGTATTACTTAATAATTGATTatattgtaaataataataagtacTTAAAAATTGATTGTGATGAAACATCTTATGAAAGTTTGTGCTTAAAGttgaacataaaaaatacaaatgtcCAAAAATCAATACGtaaaaatttgaaagaagaaaaaatgaaaaaaaaaaaaaaaaaagaaagaaaaaaaaaaaagaaaaaaaggaaaaaaaaagaaaagaaaaggacAAAGCAGgggaaaaattttaaaagaaaacaaaaaaacagcAACAGTTACATGTCAC TAGACAAATTAATAGCATATAACTGGTTGAAATTTGAAGATGGTCAGCTGGCTCCGGGACTTCGTTTTTTTACAGTACACTCTGTTTATTTACATGTTCATAATGCACACtag